One part of the Denticeps clupeoides chromosome 8, fDenClu1.1, whole genome shotgun sequence genome encodes these proteins:
- the hexd gene encoding hexosaminidase D isoform X1: protein MAAAAGHSGLLSRGKKLVHLDLKGAPPTVEHLRQLVHTFADLGADGLLVEYEDTFPYEGELRVLRSTAHAHYSREEIVSIQDVAKARGLEVVPLVQTFGHLEVRRSPVAPLLSVRSSTPPLSLSLSLPLSHQFVLKHAAFRRLREVDHCLGTLNPHSEQAVQLVLEMLRQVAELHPGSGRLHLGADEVYLLGQGEESVRWLSGPGRSVHQLFLGHVVTVAKAVRERFPHLDLIVWDDMLRDLSVETLKGSGLAGLVQPMLWDYQPSLDVERTVLLMEKYQAAGLSDQWAASSFKGSTSVHCCVTSTQRHVENHLQWLRVASALPSGVRLRGVALTGWQRYDHLSVLCELMPVAVPSLASCLQTLHHGTFSQEAQTNVMDALQIPSTEVEDIIRLDPAGSPSYPGWRLAQLVVKLAALLQSEDLRLLDGNMFVRGWFSPYHRQRKTVNPLVGPQIQTHVALLLEPVRTTVDELRQEMGRLYPPATVEEWIEQHVTPVVAPVQALLRDLDISMEEMGLFRPGPASSQ from the exons ATGGCTGCTGCGGCCGGGCACTCCGGTCTTCTCTCcagggggaagaagctggtccACCTGGACCTGAAAGGCGCGCCGCCGACCGTGGAGCACCTGCGACAG CTGGTCCACACGTTCGCGGACCTCGGCGCCGACGGGCTGCTGGTGGAGTACGAGGACACGTTTCCGTACGAAGGGGAGCTGCGGGTCCTGCGCagcactgcgcatgcgcactacAG TCGTGAAGAGATCGTCTCCATTCAGGACGTCGCCAAAGCCAGGGGCCTTGAGGTGGTTCCTCTGGTGCAGACGTTTGGACACCTGGAGGTGAGAAGATCCCCTGTCGCCCCTCTGTTGAGCGTTAGAAGCTccacccctcctctctctctctctctctctctccctctctcccaccaGTTCGTGCTGAAGCATGCCGCGTTCCGCCGGCTCCGGGAGGTGGACCACTGCCTGGGCACCCTGAACCCGCACAGCGAGCAGGCGGTGCagctggtgctggagatgctgcgGCAGGTGGCggagctgcaccccgggagcggCCGGCTGCACCTGGGAGCGGACGAG GTGTACCTGCTGGGCCAGGGGGAGGAGTCTGTCCGCTGGCTGAGCGGGCCGGGTCGCTCCGTGCACCAGCTCTTCCTGGGTCACGTGGTCACGGTGGCGAAGGCCGTGCGGGAGCGCTTCCCCCACCTGGATCTGATCGTGTGGGACGACATGCTGAGGGACCTGAGCGTGGAGACCCTGAAAG GGAGCGGACTGGCTGGCCTGGTCCAGCCCATGCTGTGGGACTACCAGCCGTCGCTGGACGTGGAGAGGACAG TGCTCCTGATGGAGAAGTACCAGGCGGCCGGGCTGAGCGACCAGTGGGCCGCCAGCTCCTTCAAAGGCTCCACCAGCGTCCACTGCTGTGTGACCAGCACCCAGAGGCACGTGGAAAACCACCTGCAGTGGCTCAGGGTGGCATCGGCCCTGCCCTCCGGCGTCCGGCTGCGCGGCGTGGCCCTCACCGGATGGCAGAG GTACGATCACCTGTCGGTTCTGTGCGAGCTCATGCCGGTGGCTGTCCCCTCGCTGGCCTCCTGTCTGCAGACGCTGCATCACG GCACCTTCTCTCAGGAAGCCCAGACCAACGTTATGGATGCTCTGCAGATCCCGTCCACTGAGGTGGAGGACATAATCAG ATTAGACCCAGCCGGTAGCCCTTCGTACCCAGGATGGCGACTGGCACAGCTGGTGGTGAAGCTGGCGGCTCTTCTGCAGTCCGAGGACCTGCGACTCCTCGACGGCAACAT GTTTGTGAGGGGCTGGTTTAGCCCGTACCACAGGCAGAGGAAGACCGTGAACCCGCTGGTCGGACCACAGATCCAGACCCACGTGGCGCT GCTGCTGGAACCCGTGCGGACCACGGTAGATGAATTGCGGCAGGAGATGGGCCGCCTGTACCCGCCGGCGACTGTTGAGGAGTGGATCGAGCAGCACGTCACCCCGGTGGTGGCCCCGGTCCAGGCTTTGCTGAGGGACCTGGACATCTCCATGGAGGAGATGGGGCTTTTCAGGCCAGGTCCAGCGAGCAGCCAGTAG
- the hexd gene encoding hexosaminidase D isoform X2, producing MAAAAGHSGLLSRGKKLVHLDLKGAPPTVEHLRQLVHTFADLGADGLLVEYEDTFPYEGELRVLRSTAHAHYSREEIVSIQDVAKARGLEVVPLVQTFGHLEFVLKHAAFRRLREVDHCLGTLNPHSEQAVQLVLEMLRQVAELHPGSGRLHLGADEVYLLGQGEESVRWLSGPGRSVHQLFLGHVVTVAKAVRERFPHLDLIVWDDMLRDLSVETLKGSGLAGLVQPMLWDYQPSLDVERTVLLMEKYQAAGLSDQWAASSFKGSTSVHCCVTSTQRHVENHLQWLRVASALPSGVRLRGVALTGWQRYDHLSVLCELMPVAVPSLASCLQTLHHGTFSQEAQTNVMDALQIPSTEVEDIIRLDPAGSPSYPGWRLAQLVVKLAALLQSEDLRLLDGNMFVRGWFSPYHRQRKTVNPLVGPQIQTHVALLLEPVRTTVDELRQEMGRLYPPATVEEWIEQHVTPVVAPVQALLRDLDISMEEMGLFRPGPASSQ from the exons ATGGCTGCTGCGGCCGGGCACTCCGGTCTTCTCTCcagggggaagaagctggtccACCTGGACCTGAAAGGCGCGCCGCCGACCGTGGAGCACCTGCGACAG CTGGTCCACACGTTCGCGGACCTCGGCGCCGACGGGCTGCTGGTGGAGTACGAGGACACGTTTCCGTACGAAGGGGAGCTGCGGGTCCTGCGCagcactgcgcatgcgcactacAG TCGTGAAGAGATCGTCTCCATTCAGGACGTCGCCAAAGCCAGGGGCCTTGAGGTGGTTCCTCTGGTGCAGACGTTTGGACACCTGGAG TTCGTGCTGAAGCATGCCGCGTTCCGCCGGCTCCGGGAGGTGGACCACTGCCTGGGCACCCTGAACCCGCACAGCGAGCAGGCGGTGCagctggtgctggagatgctgcgGCAGGTGGCggagctgcaccccgggagcggCCGGCTGCACCTGGGAGCGGACGAG GTGTACCTGCTGGGCCAGGGGGAGGAGTCTGTCCGCTGGCTGAGCGGGCCGGGTCGCTCCGTGCACCAGCTCTTCCTGGGTCACGTGGTCACGGTGGCGAAGGCCGTGCGGGAGCGCTTCCCCCACCTGGATCTGATCGTGTGGGACGACATGCTGAGGGACCTGAGCGTGGAGACCCTGAAAG GGAGCGGACTGGCTGGCCTGGTCCAGCCCATGCTGTGGGACTACCAGCCGTCGCTGGACGTGGAGAGGACAG TGCTCCTGATGGAGAAGTACCAGGCGGCCGGGCTGAGCGACCAGTGGGCCGCCAGCTCCTTCAAAGGCTCCACCAGCGTCCACTGCTGTGTGACCAGCACCCAGAGGCACGTGGAAAACCACCTGCAGTGGCTCAGGGTGGCATCGGCCCTGCCCTCCGGCGTCCGGCTGCGCGGCGTGGCCCTCACCGGATGGCAGAG GTACGATCACCTGTCGGTTCTGTGCGAGCTCATGCCGGTGGCTGTCCCCTCGCTGGCCTCCTGTCTGCAGACGCTGCATCACG GCACCTTCTCTCAGGAAGCCCAGACCAACGTTATGGATGCTCTGCAGATCCCGTCCACTGAGGTGGAGGACATAATCAG ATTAGACCCAGCCGGTAGCCCTTCGTACCCAGGATGGCGACTGGCACAGCTGGTGGTGAAGCTGGCGGCTCTTCTGCAGTCCGAGGACCTGCGACTCCTCGACGGCAACAT GTTTGTGAGGGGCTGGTTTAGCCCGTACCACAGGCAGAGGAAGACCGTGAACCCGCTGGTCGGACCACAGATCCAGACCCACGTGGCGCT GCTGCTGGAACCCGTGCGGACCACGGTAGATGAATTGCGGCAGGAGATGGGCCGCCTGTACCCGCCGGCGACTGTTGAGGAGTGGATCGAGCAGCACGTCACCCCGGTGGTGGCCCCGGTCCAGGCTTTGCTGAGGGACCTGGACATCTCCATGGAGGAGATGGGGCTTTTCAGGCCAGGTCCAGCGAGCAGCCAGTAG